TACAGGGTTCCTCCCCTTCAGACTCCTTCTTTGCCCCTGAGGGGTGGGATTAGGTAGTGATTAGGGCATGGCTGGAGTCAGCTGCCAAGGTTCAAGTCTGGGCTGTGCCACTTAGCAGCTTAGTGACCTGGGCAGATTACGctgcctctctgtgtctctgttccCTTCTCTGATAACCACAGTACCATCGTTATAGGTttgctgtgaggatgaaatgagctCATGCATAAGAAGCACATAATGGTGCACACCCCATAGAACACAGTCTCATGCATATGGctgttattatttgctttttttctcccagGACATGCAGCTTTTGTGCTGTCATTCACATGTTTCCTATGTGCCCCACCAACAACCCCCCATGCCAAGACTCAAAGCCCTAGGAATGGCCGCGTGGAAGTCAGGGAAATTTGGTTTTGTAGCTGACACCTGTTTTTTCAGGTGTGTCTTTAAAGAGtaggggaagggaggcagggcagATTTCACAGCTGCATATGGCGGAGGGGGGACGGGAGCATGGAGGCAAAGCTGCATCAACACCAGGCCCTCCTCTACTGTAGGTACGAAGATGAAATTAACCACCGCACAGCTGCTGAGAATGAGTTTGTGGTGCTGAAGAAGGTGAGTGGGAAAGACAGGCTCGAGGAGGGTTGTCTGAAAACATGGGACAAAGGACCACAGGATCCTCTCACCTGAGCAGCCCATGGGGACCTCTGGCCAAGGCCTGCCTGAGCTGTCCAAGAGGAAGTCTGCACAGCCTGTCCTGTgggtgcgtgtatgtgtgtgtgtgtgtgtgtgtgtgtgtgtgtgtgtggtgactGATTAGACTCATTTCTAGGCCTCTAGGGGTTAGAACTAAGAGCAAAGGATGGAGATTATAGAGGGAGATTTCAACACTGAATAAGGAGTGCTCTATTCAagccagaacattttcatcacaaaGGTGTTGCTTGGCTGGCctgaaatgtttgctgaatgaatgcaaTGAGCTGCCTCGAGCCAGCATGAGCTCTCTGTTCCTGCAGATGTGCAAGCTTGGAACGCCTTAGAAGTATCTTAGGGGTCTTGTCTACATGCCCTTTAAGATTCTCTTCAATACACTGAGCAGTTGGTGTTCCAGGCCAAACCACAGAATTGCAACTTGCCCCTGGGAGCTGGGCCCTTGGAGATTCAGGAATGAGTAAAAGTGAGGCCTGTCCGTAGGAGTTTAAGCTTGAGAAAGTGCAGCTGGAAGAGGCTCAGACACCATCTTCACCTGGGGTGTTATCTGAGGCCCACCTGCATCATAGTTACCATGctgcaaattaaaaacatagcTTGGAGATTTTCCATCTCTGGGAGCGGGGCTGGGAATCTGAATGACTTTGTGTTCTGCTACTGACTGACGAAAAGTTGAGCTCCCAGAGTTGAAGTGATTTGTTCCAGGTCACACGGTTAGTAGGTGGAGCTAGTGGTGTTGAAACCATCTAGGTCTTTAGGAACTGGTCAAGTGCTAGGTTGGGGCTTCAGTTGCTCTGGGATACCAGTGCTGATGCCCACCATGCAGTCTGGAGGGTCAGCAGGGCAAGCTTCATGCTGTGACCATGTACAGCAGCTGTAGAAACTGTTTCTGGGTAGGGCAGTAGTATTTGGCCTGTGGGTTGGACAGGGCAGGCCTGCTTCCACCCCTACTAAATGTTCCCTGTACTGAGGACATGGTCTCCCTCTGCCCCATCTTGCCCCAACCCCCAGGATGTGGATGCTGCCTACATGAGCaaggtggagctggaggccaaggtggatgccCTGAATGATGAGATCAACTTCCTCAGGACCCTCAATGAGACGGTGAGGACCATGGAGCTGGGTGACATGTCTTATCCTACCCATTCTAACCAGGGAGCCATCTGGTCCAGCCCCCCGCCTCTGTGTCAGTCCAGATATGTGTCAGTGTGAGAAACAAACTCATccgtccaaacccaaagaatggactcagaGACCTGGAGAACAGCGAAAGTGAGATTTTAATGACAGTCTTGCAAGATGGGTGTCTGATGGGCAGGCATGCCCAGCACAGCCACAACAAGCAATTTATCCTCTAGTGCACAGGTCCCTCCCTCCGTTCCTCACAGGCTGAGTACTATGGGGTCACGATCTTCCTGGACGTTGTCTATTGGTTGTTGGGTTGGGgctttaggtgtttttttttaggTTGTCTTGCTGCATTTTATTGCAGCCTACAATGCATTGCAATCCTAGTCAGCTCAAGGGCTCTTTAAGTATTTGACTTAtgacctaagtagctgggcaggCTGATAAGAACAGAAAAAGTGAGCCATTTTGCAGGCTAGAAAACCTTCATTTTAGACTAAACTTCTTTGGTTCAGGTGAGGGCAAGAGAAGCTGGGGGCTGACAAGCAGGCACTGGCTATTCAAGCAAAGGGCTAGTATATCCTATTTcttctgtagtttgctgacctaagCCAATTTAAAGCACTTTGTCTTGGAAATGGAccattatatacattatttccttcatcaGGGGTTGCGAGGATTTATCCTGCCCTTTATCCCTTCTGGACTCAGGAATTCAGGACAGGCTAAGGATTCgggaggaggtgggggtgagTCAATCAGGATTGACCTTGGAGAGACATGGGATGATCGCAGCATTTCTAAGGAAGGGGGATTGGGTGGGACTGGAAGGAACCAGGAGGAGGTCAGGGGACTCCAGGTTGTGACAGGGTTCAAAGGTGGGCTAGGTAGGGCCAGCAGGGGAGCCCAAGTCAGGAGAGACTGGATTGCCTGAGCATTTACTCCCAGAGGGGCTGGGTGGGTAGCTGCCTGCCAACTCACCACTCTAatgtcctcccttcccttcttatTCTCTCCCTCTCACCCTTGTCCTCCGGGGTTTCCAGCTCTTTTTCTTCAAGGGGATTTAAAAATCTCTCCACTCTCATCAGTGTGAGTCTCTGGCCTTAGGCAGAAGGTAGGGTGGCCAGTCACCTGGCAGAGGCTAGGCTGGGCATAATTAGCTTGTGAGGTTAATTACAAACCAGTTCTTCAGCCTAGTCTTTGCCTGAACGTCCAGTCTCCACCAGCCCCTCAGAGCAAATGTCCACAGATTCATTAATTTCAGGGGAAGTTTCTTTGAGGCTTGCTTCAGGCACTTCTAATCTCAGGTCTTCCTGGGTCTATCACATGGTTTATTTATGTGTaaacacacatgtgtacacacacacacacacacacacacatatatataaagttttcttttcatgGTGAAAGTTTAGTTTATTTATGTGTAAACAcacctgtgtgtatatatataaagttgttTTCATGGTGAAAGTAATACATACTCATtgcaaaacaaccaaaaaattaagtaaatcgTAAATTGAAAATGGAttacttggccaggcgtggtggctcatgcctgtaatcccagtagtttgggaggccgaggtgagtggatcacctgatgtcaggagttggagaccagcctggccaacatggtgaaaccccgtgtctactaaaaatacaaaaattagccaggcatggtggcgggtgcctgtaatcccagctacacgggaggctgagacaggagaactggttgaacctggaaggtggaggttgcagtgagccaagattgtgccactgtactccagcttgggtgacagagcaaaactctgtctcaaaaaaaaagaaaaaaaaaagaaaatggattactTATACCCAATGCTACCATCTTTGTGTCTACCTTTCCAGACTTTTCTGTGCTTACATATACataaagatatagaaatatacattttcaataaaaatagcatcatgctttattttaatttttattattatactttaagttctagggtacatgtgcacaacgtgcaggtttgatacataggcatacatgtgccatgttggtgtgctgcacccatcaacttgtcatttacattaggtatttctcctaatgctatcactcccccctccccccacgcccccgacaggccccggtgtgtgatgttccccgccctgtgccCAAGTGatgtcattgttcaattcccacctatgagtgagaacgcaTCATGCTTTTTTTAATGCAACAGTATACCATGGGCATATTCCCCACAGGTAGTTGGAGCCATATCATCGGTGTACAGACTGCAGAGTATTCTGTAGCATGGTGGAATATGATAATTTCATCCATTCCCCATGGCCTCCCTCACAATAGAGCTCGTGCACCTACAGAACCTCACAGTGAGAAGTCACCACAGCGCACCACACTGTCCCTTTCCTTATCCCCTTTAACCCTGCCAGATTCTCGTTTGAGACACTGCTAATGGGCCCTCAGGGAGCCAAGGGTGGGCAGAATGAAGTAACTTAATGTGTGCTGGGTCTGGGCCCCCTTGCTGCCTGGTGACTCAGCCCACTCCCAgctgttctctcttttctttcctttgtgagTGGGGAATCCCAGGGTGGGCGTGGGCATAGGATCCTGCCCTAAGTCCTGATGTCCCGTCTGGTCCCTACAGGAGTTGACAGAGCTGCAGTCCCAGATCTCCGACACATCTGTGGTGCTGTCCATGGACAACAGTCGCTCCCTGGACCTGGACGGCATCATCGCTGAGGTCAAGGCGCAGTATGAGGAGATGGCCAAATGCAGCCGGGCTGAGGCTGAAGCCTGGTACCAGACCAAGGTGTGAGGCCACCAGGGGCGTATTTCCTCCTGCCAGGGTCCTTGGTGGCAGCTTCCCTTACTCCTCAACTTGTCTCAAGCCTTCAGGGCCTGGGTCCCACTGTTCTGGCAGGCACCAGTGGTTTAAGTCTGTGGTGCTCAGCCCTGGAGAAAATCCCAAGATGGGAGGACAGGGCAGAGGAAATAGATATGGATTAATCattataatagctaaaatatgGCAAGTACTTACACAGTACTAGGCTCATGTAATTATTGACTCATGTAATCCACAGAACAGCCCTATTAGATAGGCAtcattattacccccattttgttttatttaatttaatttattttatttctattttttgagatggagtcttgctctgtcacccaggctgaagtgcagtggtgcgatcttggctcactgcaacctttgcctccctggttcatgtgatcctcgtgcctcagcctcctgagtagctgggactacaggtgtgcaccaccatgcctggctaattttttttgtattttgagtagagacgaggtttcaccatgctggccaggctggtctcaaactcctgacctcaggtgatccacctgcctcggcctcccaaagtgctgggattataggcgtgagacaccgcacccagcctattacccccatttaaagatgaggaaattgaggcacagagaggttaagtaatttgcctaactGCATACAGCTAGTAGATGGAAGAGCAGGGACTAAATCCTGAATGTGAGGGCCCTAGACCTGGGAGGCTTAATCATCACATCTACTTCATGGTGGCAGGACAGTTGATGGTGCAGGGGCTGAGGGAGCAGGAGTGGGTGCTGGGGTGAACCAGTGTTCCTGAAGAAGGGATCCCGAGGCAAGGATTGAGAGGTCTGCCCCTGCAGAGATAGAGAGTCATTCATGGTGCCTGGGTGAGAACACAAGTATGCCAACAAGAAGACCTGGGTTCAGGCCCTCGTTCCATCACTGATTGGCTGTGTGATCCCTGGGTGGTGCTTTCTCTTCTCCAAGACTCActctcctcacctgtgaaatgggtgtTCTGGGTGTTGAATGGGTGCGAATCTCAAACTCTCAGTGATTCTCCAGCAGAAGGGCATGGTGGGAGTGGAAGAGCCCTGGGGTCCATGGGGATGGGACTGCGGAGCCTTGTCTGTCCTCCCTGCCTGGCTTGGAGGAGAATGAATCCCTTCCTCACACTGCTGTCTGGTCTCCTGGCATCGGGCAAAGGTTGATGGGAGTCAGACTGTCCTTCCCTGAAAATATAAGTTGGGAGGGGCCTTGGGTGGGGAGAGGGATGAGTTACCTGTACTCACTGCCCATCTCTCTGCCATAACTCTCTGTATGGCCCCTCCAGTTTGAGACCCTCCAGGCCCAGGCTGGGAAGCATGGGGACGACCTCCGGAATACCCGGAATGAGATTTCAGAGATGAACCGGGCCATCCAGAGGCTGCAGGCTGAGATCGACAACATCAAGAACCAGGTGGGACAAGTCCTCCTGGCTTCCCCTGCTACTTGGGGCATGCAGGGGTGGCCAGCTGAGGCCAAACTCAGGATGTGGAGCAGGAGGTTCCCATCTCCCGGCCAAAGCTGGTGCCACTGTCTCAGACCCCCTTGTGAGATCTCCAGCACAGAATGTTCTTGGCCAGGTCCTGGCATGGGCTGATGGGAGAAAGGTCCTGGATGTGCACAGAGCCTGTGGAGGGAGACTCAGGCTGGCTGGCCAGAAGAAAGCCACCACTGGTTCCACATTGATACTGAGCACTCTGCTTGCACCTGGTTCTGGCTGCAGGGCGCTGTCCCTGGGAGCTCATCATTCATTGCAGGGACAGAGGACAGCAGAAGACCTTATAATGACTCACATGGCCCTTTCCCACCCACTCCAACCTCACTTTCCACGATTCCCCTCACTCTGCTCTGGCCATGCTAACCTGCTTCCTGCATCTTGCATTTGCCAAGAATGGTCAtgcttcagggcctttgcacttggcGTTGCCTCCCCCTGGAATGTGGTTCTCCCAGCTCTGTCCATGGTTGTTGTTTTCTCCTCCCTGGGGTTTAGGAAAAGACCCCTTCTCAGAGACGGCACTCTCAAACACCAGCCCCTCTATCGGCAGCCTGTCTGAAGTTCTTTGAAGCCCCTGTCACTCTCTGAAATGTTCTGTCTTATTCATTAAGTGATTGATGGTCCCTACCTCCACTGGAATATAACAGATGCCTGGAGAGCAGGGACCCTGTCTGTCTGGTTCACTGCTCCTCTcttccagcacctggcacatggcaggggcACGGGTCTCAGATGAGAGACTGCCTGGGAGGATGAGCTTTGCTGGAAGCTGGGGTTGGAGGTGTTGATGGGGGAAGGGCCCCCAGCCCTGGCTGAGTAGTGTGTGGCCAGGGCAGCTCAGCCTGTGCAGGTGTCTGCAGTGGAGAGAGGGGGAGGGCACACATGTGGAAGCTTCGGAAAGCTGATTTCCAGATGAGCTGTGGGTGGTGGGGGGATGTGAGGGTGATTTACCCACAAATGTCCTCCCCTTGGAGCCCTGTGGGCCTGTTTACAGGAGGGCGGAGGCTGCCTTGGGGCACAGAGGCAGGGCCGTGAGTCACCCCATGAAGTGGGCCAGCTTCCAGGCCAGGAGGGGAAGCACAGAATAACAAATGGTGGTTTCCCAAACCCTGCAGCCTCTACTACATCCGGTTCTCCTCTCACACAACAGGGCGGATCCAGGCCTATAGCCAGGTGTCTACCACCACTGAGGGGCGTCATGGGGAGCTACAAGGGGTCTCCAGAGGCAGCGGGGATGGCGTTGGCTCTGGGGGCACCAGTGTGACAGGGCAGGGCACCGAGCTGTGGCCGAGGGGCAGAGTGTCAGAGGGCCTCCTGGGGAATGCTGTCTCTGGCAGAGAGGCAGACTGCCTCCACTGAGGGAAGAGGATCTGAGGATAGAGAATGGCCGGTAAGAAGGGAGAGAAGTCCTTGCCCAGGGGACAGGGATGGTGGTTTTCTGAGCTAAACAAGATGAGGCCTGGGACTATTCAGGCTCCTGGCAGTGGGGGCTGAGCCTAAAGCAGAGGGCACTCTAAGGCCAGGGAGAAAGTGGCAGCTGCTCCAGGCAGGCACAGGTCTGGAACCAGAGCATCCCTGACCAAACCCGGGGACTGTGAGTCATGCATCTCATGGCATCTGGGGGCATCTAGGAGGGTCTCTCTGCTCCAGGCCCTCCTATTCTGCGCCTGCTCTCAACTGGTTCCTATTTTATAGGTGGTTTCTGGTCTTTGTCAGCTGCCTGACATCTGGAGACTCAATTAAGATCCCATGGTCTTCGAGCTCCTgcagctgggggctggggctgggggactGGGGGTTTGAAAATCATAATAGCATTCATTAAAAATGATCACaatagcatttattaagcacttgctGTGTGCTAGACATTGTGCCACGGACATCttgtatattatctcatttcatcctcaaaatCTCCTGATGTTCTCTTAGAAAAGAGGGGACTTTGGCTTAGCAGGGTTGATTCatccatggtcacacagctagtaagtggcagagccagaactgGAACATAGGCGTTGGATATCCAAACCTATGTGTTTAACCCTTAGGATTCTCTGGTACTTGGGGGAGTAGGTGGTGCCAATGAAGCCACCTTAAGCAAGTTGCCCGGGTGCTCACTGCAGGAtgggcaggcaggaaggcagactGGTGAGCCCCAGCTTACAGCTGCACTGCTGCCCACAGCGTGCCAAGTTGGAGGCCGCCATTGCCGAGGCTGAGGAGCGTGGGGAGCTGGCGCTCAAGGATGCTCGTGCCAAGCAGGAGGAGCTGGAAGCCGCCCTGCAGCGGGGCAAGCAGGATATGGCACGGCAGCTGCGTGAGTACCAGGAACTCATGAGCGTGAAGCTGGCCCTGGACATCGAGATCGCCACCTACCGCAAGCTGCTGGAGGGCGAGGAGAGCCGGTGAGGACAAGGAACCTGGAAAGGGGATGCTTCTAGGGCTCCGTGGGGTTTGGGGCTTGACATTCATCCATTTACAAGCATTTCCTGTATGCCCCTCCTCTGCAGGGCACTGGGTGTGGGGATGCAGGGAACACAGAGCTGATGCTTGCCTCTTTGCCTTCAATGAGATGACCTTCTAGAAGGAAAGACCATGGAGTGTGAAGCTCAGTGGGCAGGTTGAAATGATAACAGTCCCTTTGTGTGTGCGGCTTCTTAGGGTTATCATATTTGATCCTCAGCACACATTCAGGTAGTCAGGTCAGAGACGATTGATTCCTTAGTCTCCAGAGGGGAAAGCTGTGGTTGAGTTTCATTAATTGAGGGAATAGGGCCAGAGTGCAGTCAGGGTGTGCTGATTCCTGCTCCAAGGATCTTCCAGGACGCCAGGCTGCTTCTCACTACAGAACTAAGTGCTACATCATGTGGGGCTAACTGACTGTGGTGGAGGGGGATCGTTTTGTTTGTCCCCAGAGATATTTGCAGACTCACTTGCAGTCAGAGAGGAGGCTGGAATGGGGGAGTCTGATAGCACATTCTTCATGAACCGCATGCCACCTCTGTCTATGCAGCTGGGCCTTCATGGGCATATTGTTGGGTTCGAACTCAACCTCTTCATTCTTGGCTTGTTATAAGACACCATGGCAACAGAGAATACGTAGGACATGTTTCTGCCCTCAGGGAGGTTGCAGAGGGTGGAGGAGACAAAACATCCACAGAGGAAACCCCCAGAGACCAGTAACTTACATTTGTAAAATGCTGAGTGTATACAAGAACTTATTCTTTTCTGAGTATTATTCCTAAGGGGCCAGAGAGAGACATGACGGAGGATGAATGGAGCAGCAGggaagggaatggggagtgaAGGGGTGCTAGGGCCGAGGGCCTGGGTgctgggaggagaagaggagacacagggcCGCAGGGTATGAGTAGGAGgcggagaggaggaggaaggggctttGCCCCTGCTGCTGACCCGCCTTCTCCCTGGGTTAGCACCCAGTCTTCTTTGTGggaagaagaattaacaccaaaaGTCTCTGGGAACACAGAAGCTGATCTGGGCACAGGGAGCTCCAGCCAAGATGCCTCTCTCTGCTTTCGCCTCTCCCACAGGCACAGGGCCCCCAAATTCTCTACAACCCATACCCTGGGCCTTCTGTTGTCATAGAAGTCAGAGTTGGGGGACTCTTAGAGTGGTACCTGATCTGGCTTCCTCCCATGGGAAGAAAAGGGGACTGAAGCTCAGAAATGGTCAGTagtgtgcccaaggtcacacagcacgcAGAGACATCCTCTTCTGAAAGCTTAATCTCAGTCTGAGCTGCTGTAACCAGGCTTAGATCCGGGTACTCTGAGAGGATATGGTTCCCCCAACCCTGGGGGGATATGGAGGTAGATACCTTGCTTTTATCTCTTAACTTATCAGAGTTGTGGTCCAGAAACTCATTCAAACTGGGAGGCCTACTTTAAGAATACAAAGttaccaaaaaaaccccacttaCTTAGAATGAGAAAAGTCACACAGATCACTAGAGCCTTGGACATTCAGGCCTCTTCCGTCTGAGTTCCTTAGGCATCGTACCAGAAATTCTTCGAGTTGCTGCCTGACTGCAACCtggctccctctccccacccacaaGTGCCAGCAACTCCCAGCACCAGCAGGGGCCATTTAAGCAAGCCCCCTGGAAGCTTTCAGCaaacctctctctttccctcagcCTTTGCTCTGCCTGCTTCCTGGGCTTGGGGCCGCAGAGGCCAGCGAGGCTCCCTTCATTCCCTCCACCAAAGCGAGGTCTTCCCTGCCCCCACAGAGCAAACTGATCCCCAAGGCCAAGGCCTTGGTGACAATGGGACTGTGAGTCACAAAACAAACATAGCCAGCTGTCCCGAATGGATTTTTAATTTCTACTGCAAGACCTGTTTCAGCCCCACTGGCTGCTTAAAGCCACCCCCACTCCCTGCTCCTTCCTTAGTCCTGGCTGGAGCCCCATTCAATCAGTCAACGATTCACGaattattttgacatatattaAGCAATGACTTCTCCAGGCCTCATACTGGGGATAAAAGTATCAATAGGCCACAGACACCTTTAGGATTTTATGATACGGTGAGGAAAGGCAGCCATCTACATAAATAACACATACAGCTACCATTCACCGAATCCCAGGTGCTCAGGGCTTTAGACAGATTAtgtcatttaaccctcacagGCCCATGAATTTGGTCCTGTAGTTGGGCCCAAGGCATAGGTGGGAAATGGAGGCCCTGAGACATTGCCTGGGGTCAGGTGGCCAGTGGATAGAAGGGCCAAGGTGAACACTCCCTTCCTGCATGCCTCCTCGCTCCTTTTACAAGGCTGAAGGCAGGCTGGAAGTGTGGGGCAAGAAGGAAAAATCAATGATCCTGCTTGGGGCCTGGAAGGAGAGAGGGCTGAGAGCGCTTCCCTCCCACGCTAGGAAAGAGCCGTCCTCACTGTCTGTCCTCTGCCCCCAGGTTGGCTGGAGATGGAGTGGGAGCCGTGAATATCTGTAAGTCCTTGGCTGCGGCCCATGGGAAGCATCCCTTGTGCTGTTTAGATGGGGCTGGGTCTAGAGAATGGCAGactggcccagggccctgctggagGGGCCAGGAGACTCCTTCCTTTCTACAGGGATTGACAGGTCCCCTGGAGCACATACTGCCAGGCTCAATGGCCTGGGAAGCACTACAAGAGGGCAGGGTGGGGCCAGGAGCACCTGGGGAGCAGCCCTACCCCTGTCAGATGCTCCTTCTGGGTTGGCCCATGGAggggggcaggggtgagggagaggggcagctggggcaggagggtggGGTGCAGTGAAGGGATGGGGTCCCTGGTAGGGAGCCTCACGCTGAAGAGAGccctcctcttttctctcccaGCTGTGATGAATTCCACTGGTGGCAGTAGCAGTGGCGGTGGCATTGGGCTGACCCTCGGGGGAACCATGGGCAGCAATGCCCTGAGCTTCTCCAGCAGTGCGGGTCCTGGGCTCCTGAAGGCTTATTCCATCCGGACCGCATCCGCCAGTCGCAGGAGTGCCCGCGACTGAGCCGCCTCCCACCACTCCACTCCTCCAGCCACCACCCACAATCACAAGAAGattcccacccctgcctcccatgCCTGGTCCCAAGACAGTGAGACAGTCTGGAAAGTGATGTCAGAATAGCTTCCAATAAAGCAGCCTCATTCTGAGGCCTGAGTGATCCACGTGCCTGGTATCCTGGCTTCATGAGGCTGGGCAGGGGAAAAGACGGGACTAGAGAAGGCAGGGTCTCCCTGGTGACTAGGAAGCCTTTTGTGCAGGAGACTGAGAAGGCACATGGTGGGATGGGGTGCTGCTCTAAGGAGCAGGACGCTTACCTAGGGTGAGCCTTGGCCTCCAGGTCTGGGGCTGATCCCAAAGATTCTCCTGAGGAAGCCCAGAAGAGCCACGGGGAAATGCAGGCTCTGCCAGCAATTGGGCCTTGGAGGGCTGCCCTGCTAAGGGGGTGGAAAGGCTGTTTGCCTCCCTCCCCCCATGCCCAGAGCTGCCAGAGCACATTCCTTTTGTGAGGAGGCCACAGACGTTCAGCTGCCCCAGCTTCCAGTTTCGGGTGGCCCAGCCAACTTTCATGCCAGCCGTCCTCAGCCCTTCCTGGTGCTGGGTCTGCCAGGCTCATGGTCAGCCAGGCCTGGGGCCCTGGAGAGGTCCTCTGCATCTTGAATTCTGTGGAGGTAGTGGTTGTGggggggaggtgtgtgtgtgcatgggaggAGGGTCCTAGAGTCTAGATCCCCGGTAACAGGTCTGTGCCTAGGACCTTAGTGGAGGGATGGGTTTGTATCTGGATCCATGGGAGTGGGGAAGGACATCTGTGTTAAGTCAGTGCTTGATGGGGGCTTCTATGTCAGAGTCCCCGACACAcaggtctgtgtgtctgtgagtgtggcAGGTGTTCTGTGGCAGGGCCTATGCATGGGGAAATGTGTCCCTGATGGGCAGCAGCACATATGATGGGTACTGTGGAGCCACAGGGAGGTCTCTGTGTCTGGGACCCCaggggtgatggtggtggtgtggaTGGGGGAGCTATGTGGGATGTGTTGGCTTCTGGGAGGAAGTCTGTATATTTGACCCTATGGTCAGGGAACTTTCAAATGctgaggtgggggctggggtggagagTGGAAAAAGTGGACCAGCAGCCACAGTGATGGGGTTCCCACCCAAGGTGTCAGGAGATCCAGGCCCTCTCCCTCCCGACTAAGAAGACCAAGTGGGCAAGAGGAAGGAGAGACTCTCAGGGCACAATGCATATGATCAGGAGCTTTACTGGAAATGCTGAGACAAGcacaggggagagggagggagccagGCAGCCAGGCAGGAGAGGTGGCCTGTCCTGCACGTGTATTAGAAGACATTGGATTAGAAGGCACAGCAAGTCCACACCAAGGGGCTCCAGGCCCATCTGTCCCTCA
This sequence is a window from Homo sapiens chromosome 12, GRCh38.p14 Primary Assembly. Protein-coding genes within it:
- the KRT7 gene encoding keratin, type II cytoskeletal 7 isoform X1; protein product: MSIHFSSPVFTSRSAAFSGRGAQVRLSSARPGGLGSSSLYGLGASRPRVAVRSAYGGPVGAGIREVTINQSLLAPLRLDADPSLQRVRQEESEQIKTLNNKFASFIDKVRFLEQQNKLLETKWTLLQEQKSAKSSRLPDIFEAQIAGLRGQLEALQVDGGRLEAELRSMQDVVEDFKNKYEDEINHRTAAENEFVVLKKDVDAAYMSKVELEAKVDALNDEINFLRTLNETELTELQSQISDTSVVLSMDNSRSLDLDGIIAEVKAQYEEMAKCSRAEAEAWYQTKFETLQAQAGKHGDDLRNTRNEISEMNRAIQRLQAEIDNIKNQRAKLEAAIAEAEERGELALKDARAKQEELEAALQRGKQDMARQLREYQELMSVKLALDIEIATYRKLLEGEESRVCKLRPHAGFLFVNQVFLEPSHTASFKYCLWLWLLYMTTEWSS
- the KRT7 gene encoding keratin, type II cytoskeletal 7, which produces MSIHFSSPVFTSRSAAFSGRGAQVRLSSARPGGLGSSSLYGLGASRPRVAVRSAYGGPVGAGIREVTINQSLLAPLRLDADPSLQRVRQEESEQIKTLNNKFASFIDKVRFLEQQNKLLETKWTLLQEQKSAKSSRLPDIFEAQIAGLRGQLEALQVDGGRLEAELRSMQDVVEDFKNKYEDEINHRTAAENEFVVLKKDVDAAYMSKVELEAKVDALNDEINFLRTLNETELTELQSQISDTSVVLSMDNSRSLDLDGIIAEVKAQYEEMAKCSRAEAEAWYQTKFETLQAQAGKHGDDLRNTRNEISEMNRAIQRLQAEIDNIKNQRAKLEAAIAEAEERGELALKDARAKQEELEAALQRGKQDMARQLREYQELMSVKLALDIEIATYRKLLEGEESRLAGDGVGAVNISVMNSTGGSSSGGGIGLTLGGTMGSNALSFSSSAGPGLLKAYSIRTASASRRSARD
- the KRT7 gene encoding keratin, type II cytoskeletal 7 isoform X2 yields the protein MSIHFSSPVFTSRSAAFSGRGAQVRLSSARPGGLGSSSLYGLGASRPRVAVRSAYGGPVGAGIREVTINQSLLAPLRLDADPSLQRVRQEESEQIKTLNNKFASFIDKVRFLEQQNKLLETKWTLLQEQKSAKSSRLPDIFEAQIAGLRGQLEALQVDGGRLEAELRSMQDVVEDFKNKYEDEINHRTAAENEFVVLKKDVDAAYMSKVELEAKVDALNDEINFLRTLNETELTELQSQISDTSVVLSMDNSRSLDLDGIIAEVKAQYEEMAKCSRAEAEAWYQTKFETLQAQAGKHGDDLRNTRNEISEMNRAIQRLQAEIDNIKNQGGSRPIARCLPPLRGVMGSYKGSPEAAGMALALGAPV
- the KRT7 gene encoding keratin, type II cytoskeletal 7 isoform X3, which translates into the protein MGTSGQGLPELSKRKSAQPVLWDVDAAYMSKVELEAKVDALNDEINFLRTLNETELTELQSQISDTSVVLSMDNSRSLDLDGIIAEVKAQYEEMAKCSRAEAEAWYQTKFETLQAQAGKHGDDLRNTRNEISEMNRAIQRLQAEIDNIKNQRAKLEAAIAEAEERGELALKDARAKQEELEAALQRGKQDMARQLREYQELMSVKLALDIEIATYRKLLEGEESRLAGDGVGAVNISVMNSTGGSSSGGGIGLTLGGTMGSNALSFSSSAGPGLLKAYSIRTASASRRSARD